The nucleotide window AAAATGTCTGGTGAAATAAACGAAGCCTGCCAACTCCTTTCATCAAGGGTTAAAAAAGAAAGCCTGTTTGCGGTAAGGTCTTCTTCAAGTAGGGAGGATTTACCACATACAAGCTTTGCCGGAATGTATGAGACATTCCTTAATGTAGAAGAAAGCGGGGTTTTAAAAAGCATTAAGGGATGCTGGCAGAGTGCCTTCAATCCCCATTTGTTAAGCTATCTACAGACATTAGGTAAAGGTTACCAGAATATACAGGATATGGCCATGGGGGTAATTGTCCAGGAGATGATAAACTCAAGATTTGCGGGCGTTCTGATGACCATAGACCCAATCAGCGGCGACCCGTCAAAGATTTTGATTGAATATGCAAAGGAACAACTGGTTACTTCAGGTGAGGGAACTCCAAATCGCTTGATGGTTGATAAGATTACAAACCAGATAGATAAAATAAATGGCGAGATTTTAGAAGAAAGATATGTCTATCAACTCACTCATCTGGCGAAAACGATAGAGCAACACTTTGGCTCTTATCAGGATATCGAATGGGCGATTGAGCAGGAAAATGGAGAGCTCATCATCTTACAGACAAGACCAGAAAGTGTATGGAATAGAAGAAATTAGTGCCTTTACCAGCATAAGCAGTTAGAATCTAAACTTAAGAATCAAAGAGTCAGGAGTGAAAGATTATGAATGAAATTTTTGATGTTATCCTGGAAAGGGCAAAAAAATATTGTCGGGATGAGTTTGATGTAATTCATCTCGAAAAAGCCTTAGAGATGACAAAAAGGTTAATGGCTATAGAAGGCGGCGATGAAAGGATTATCATCCCGGCAATTCTTCTTCACGATACAGGCTGGAGTGCCTTTTCCTTTGAGGAAGAAAGGATGATTAGATTGCCTGCCTTCCTTTCAGAAAATTTGAATGGAAGAGGAATTGCCTTTTCAAATGCCATCTTACTCCATAAGCATGAGATAGAAAGTAGCCTTATCGCTCAAAATATCCTCTCAGAACTTAAATTTACAACAGACGAAAAGGAAAAGATTGTTGAGATTATCACCGGACATGATAGTAGAAAACAACTAATCTCAAAAGAGGACGAGGTGGTTAAAGATGGAGACAGACTCTCAAGATACACACCAGAATTGTTTTCTGCTCTATGCCAGAAATTTAATCTTGGGGAAGAGGAATTTTTTAAATACCTTAATTTTAATATAGAAAAATGGTTTTACTCTGATACAACCAAAACAATAGCCAGGGAATATCTATTAAGAAAAAGGCTAAAGATTTCTGAGGCTAAGTGGCTAAGTGGGATAATGGGTAGATTTTTTAATCTTTTCCTTGGATTAGAAGGTGAAGCCATTAAAATAACCCAAAAACATGGGGAAAAGATAATGATAAGCCTTACCAGAGAGATAGTCTATAATCTCAAAAAAGCAATAGAAATCTATCTTTCATCTCTGCCTTCTGTAACCCTTAAAGGGCTTCAGGAAGATAAAAGGTTTTGTTCCCTTGTTTCTCAAAAGATAGGGGAATTTGGCTACATTGGCATTATAGATAGAGAGAGTGGCAGGATTATCTTTCATCCTGATAAAGAGATTATCAACTTACCTATGAAAGAGCTTAAGGAGAAAAAGAGACCAGCCCAATATCTCTATGGTTTTTGGGATGTCTATAACCGGGCTTTAAATGGTGAAGAATTCTACGCGCCATATCAGGGGATAAATGACAAAGGAGAGATTGTAGATAAAATTTGGCATGTTGTCCCCATGGATAGCGGGGAATTAAAATGGGCTATAGTTGGAGCGGCTGTTTATGATGATTTTCATAAGCCAATAGACCTTTTAAGTCAAGATATTACTTACTCCCTTGGTGAGGTTTCCAATCAACTCTATTCCTTACTCAATCTGGTTGATGAACAGAACAAGAAATTAGAAAGACTTAATGAAGGGCTTAAACAAGAAATAATTGAACGGCAGCAGGCGGAGGAAAAACTCATTGCCGCAGAGAAATTAGCCGCAGCAAGCCAGATTGCGGCTGAGTCTGCCCATGAGATAAAAAATCCTTTAACGGTGATTAAGAGTGGAGTCTATTACCTGTCTCAAATTATAGCCAAAGACGAAATTATCCAGAAAACACTTTGCCAGATTGATAAAGCTGTAGATAGGGCAACATCTTACATAAACAGCCTTCTATCCTTCTCAAGACCACCTATACTTAAGGTTAGCTCTGTAGATGTAAATAATTTACTCCAGGAGACATTAAAAGACTTAGAGAATGAGATGAAGGCAGAGGTGAAAATAAAAGAGAATTTAACTAAATCTCTCCCTCCCCTAAAAGCTGACCCAGAACAACTAAAAGCAGTTTTCTTTAATCTCATCAAGAATGCCGTTGAATCTATGGGAGAAAGAGAAGAAAAAAGATTGGAGATTAACACTCAAGA belongs to bacterium and includes:
- a CDS encoding ATP-binding protein; this encodes MNEIFDVILERAKKYCRDEFDVIHLEKALEMTKRLMAIEGGDERIIIPAILLHDTGWSAFSFEEERMIRLPAFLSENLNGRGIAFSNAILLHKHEIESSLIAQNILSELKFTTDEKEKIVEIITGHDSRKQLISKEDEVVKDGDRLSRYTPELFSALCQKFNLGEEEFFKYLNFNIEKWFYSDTTKTIAREYLLRKRLKISEAKWLSGIMGRFFNLFLGLEGEAIKITQKHGEKIMISLTREIVYNLKKAIEIYLSSLPSVTLKGLQEDKRFCSLVSQKIGEFGYIGIIDRESGRIIFHPDKEIINLPMKELKEKKRPAQYLYGFWDVYNRALNGEEFYAPYQGINDKGEIVDKIWHVVPMDSGELKWAIVGAAVYDDFHKPIDLLSQDITYSLGEVSNQLYSLLNLVDEQNKKLERLNEGLKQEIIERQQAEEKLIAAEKLAAASQIAAESAHEIKNPLTVIKSGVYYLSQIIAKDEIIQKTLCQIDKAVDRATSYINSLLSFSRPPILKVSSVDVNNLLQETLKDLENEMKAEVKIKENLTKSLPPLKADPEQLKAVFFNLIKNAVESMGEREEKRLEINTQEFTHKEGRFVLIRIKDNGVGIRSEEVEKIFNPFYTTKGKGTGLGLAICQRIIEAHQGKIGVESKEGKGATFTIKLPQKTDMSTRESEDKQG
- a CDS encoding PEP/pyruvate-binding domain-containing protein, whose amino-acid sequence is MYIKWDNEMVTSEEVGNKAANLFELKRINISVPVGFVVTKKAFVDFVATHQLYDLGQNIGHLLVGLEMPDKMSGEINEACQLLSSRVKKESLFAVRSSSSREDLPHTSFAGMYETFLNVEESGVLKSIKGCWQSAFNPHLLSYLQTLGKGYQNIQDMAMGVIVQEMINSRFAGVLMTIDPISGDPSKILIEYAKEQLVTSGEGTPNRLMVDKITNQIDKINGEILEERYVYQLTHLAKTIEQHFGSYQDIEWAIEQENGELIILQTRPESVWNRRN